A stretch of the Acidobacteriota bacterium genome encodes the following:
- a CDS encoding DUF4388 domain-containing protein: protein MAIAGNLRTMQLSELLQWLSTGLKSGTLVVRGAPGEKRIYFENGRVTSSSSTLEREHLGRFLVGFGFITEEELIRALEVQQESRILLGKILVMIGAIKEAELADLVRLKAAETIYDIFLWTEGSFAFIDGEIPQLPMVPISSDVTGIVMEGLRRYDEWQRIKTKIASMRQIPSLAVPVEETLGEREKLILGAINGRRAIDQIALETHNPEFHVAKLVFDLMQSGHVSLAGEREDAAAAPVFADAESEAEAASAFDPILGSTADDASFEPRPRVEEYLLSPPGPRTPPPTDYGRFLKRGPDSDVTQRRRTATGASNDTQPAVKTPPPVMPAIGSSLAAPAAAPAPPAAAPPAAPAKPAAPAPAAAPAKHPQAPAEPAPKIPPTSIPILTKPMEELMSFAFTPNEAFIVSRINGMWDVRSIARISPFPEAEVLRVFAKLQTSGVITFK, encoded by the coding sequence ATGGCCATCGCAGGAAATCTGCGGACGATGCAGTTGTCCGAGTTGCTGCAGTGGCTGTCCACCGGCCTGAAGTCGGGCACGCTCGTGGTCCGGGGCGCTCCGGGCGAGAAGCGGATCTACTTCGAGAACGGCCGCGTCACGTCCTCCTCGTCCACGCTCGAGCGCGAGCACCTCGGGCGTTTCCTCGTCGGATTCGGGTTCATCACCGAAGAGGAGCTGATCCGCGCCCTCGAGGTCCAGCAGGAGTCGAGGATCCTCCTCGGGAAGATCCTCGTCATGATCGGGGCCATCAAGGAAGCCGAGCTCGCGGACCTCGTCCGCCTCAAGGCCGCCGAGACGATCTACGACATCTTCCTCTGGACCGAGGGCTCGTTCGCGTTCATCGACGGCGAGATCCCCCAGCTTCCGATGGTCCCGATCTCGTCGGACGTCACCGGCATCGTGATGGAAGGCCTCCGCCGCTACGACGAGTGGCAGCGCATCAAGACGAAGATCGCTTCCATGCGGCAGATCCCGTCGCTCGCCGTCCCCGTCGAGGAAACGCTCGGCGAGCGCGAGAAGCTCATCCTCGGGGCGATCAACGGCCGCCGCGCGATCGACCAGATCGCGCTCGAGACGCACAATCCCGAATTCCACGTGGCGAAGCTCGTCTTCGACCTCATGCAGAGCGGGCACGTGAGCCTCGCAGGAGAGCGCGAAGACGCCGCCGCCGCTCCCGTCTTCGCCGACGCCGAGTCCGAGGCCGAGGCCGCGTCGGCCTTCGACCCGATCCTCGGGTCCACGGCGGACGACGCGTCGTTCGAGCCGCGCCCGCGCGTCGAGGAGTACCTGCTGTCGCCTCCCGGCCCGCGCACTCCTCCACCCACGGACTACGGGCGCTTCCTCAAGCGCGGCCCCGACTCGGACGTCACGCAGCGGCGCAGGACCGCGACGGGCGCCAGCAACGACACGCAGCCGGCCGTCAAGACCCCGCCACCGGTCATGCCGGCGATCGGCTCGTCCCTCGCGGCTCCGGCCGCCGCCCCCGCGCCGCCCGCCGCGGCGCCTCCCGCGGCGCCGGCGAAGCCGGCCGCTCCCGCGCCCGCCGCCGCCCCCGCGAAACACCCGCAGGCTCCCGCCGAGCCGGCGCCGAAGATCCCGCCCACGTCCATCCCGATCCTCACCAAGCCGATGGAGGAGCTCATGTCGTTCGCGTTCACGCCGAACGAGGCCTTCATCGTCTCGCGCATCAACGGGATGTGGGACGTGCGTTCGATCGCGCGAATCTCGCCCTTCCCGGAAGCCGAGGTCCTGCGCGTTTTCGCGAAGCTTCAGACGAGCGGAGTCATCACGTTCAAATGA
- a CDS encoding sensor domain-containing diguanylate cyclase: MSFADLRPAVSTLVALVLLFVVAVVIRQLARARHGAAELERKNRELATLREITAVVSSVAPGETVFAHVFDSLKRAVPVRALAAVSFEEDPDGQAVVAFGGDVTIERRAFLDWLSLQRELESPFLPSTPPPRIAQGPARELALNPRLGYQVFLPLQTPALIAGVLVAESDDAALVTPQVLQELSVFADHLALSLQDRNLRRQMQAVNERLQGRAEMLQRILELSNELKTHLTLEHLVQSIVHAVHQSLGYRIVALSLYDPSENAFERRAQMGFDDALPGAPPRRVPRDDVARWFAERYRISKSYFVSHLDRQESMDDSGRIDRRRRGAAPGAWHPNDLLFVPLTAGDQLVGVLQVDQPRSGLVPRLEDVQALEIFANQAVTALQSARAYETTRQMSVRDSLTEAFNHRYFQETLSRELARHERSGQPLALVMLDIDDFKKINDRWGHPVGDIVLRGLVEEMTKGVREMDTVARYGGEEFALVFPETTPAKAWVVADRLRKRVASRLFVAPHVEQALAVTISLGLSTYPEDGSTKRLLIERADQALYQAKRSGKNCLVTAASLADLKTL, translated from the coding sequence ATGAGCTTCGCCGACCTCCGCCCCGCCGTCTCGACGCTGGTCGCCCTCGTCCTGCTCTTCGTGGTCGCGGTCGTCATCCGGCAGCTCGCGCGGGCCCGGCACGGCGCCGCGGAGCTCGAGCGGAAGAACCGCGAGCTCGCGACGCTCCGCGAGATCACGGCAGTCGTCTCGAGCGTCGCCCCCGGCGAGACGGTCTTCGCGCACGTCTTCGACTCGCTGAAGCGGGCCGTGCCGGTCCGGGCGCTTGCCGCGGTCTCGTTCGAGGAAGATCCGGACGGCCAGGCGGTGGTCGCGTTCGGCGGCGACGTGACGATCGAGAGGCGCGCGTTCCTCGACTGGCTCTCCCTGCAGCGCGAGCTCGAATCCCCGTTCCTCCCCTCGACTCCCCCGCCGCGCATCGCGCAGGGGCCGGCCCGCGAGCTCGCCCTGAACCCGCGCCTCGGCTACCAGGTGTTCCTGCCCCTCCAGACGCCCGCCCTCATCGCGGGCGTCCTCGTCGCCGAGTCGGACGACGCCGCGCTCGTCACGCCCCAGGTGCTCCAGGAGCTGTCCGTGTTCGCGGACCACCTCGCGCTCTCGCTCCAGGACCGGAACCTGCGGCGCCAGATGCAGGCCGTGAACGAGCGGCTCCAGGGACGCGCCGAGATGCTCCAGCGCATCCTCGAGCTTTCGAACGAGCTCAAGACGCACCTGACGCTCGAGCATCTCGTCCAGAGCATCGTCCACGCCGTCCACCAGAGCCTCGGGTACCGCATCGTCGCCCTGTCCCTCTACGACCCGTCCGAGAACGCGTTCGAGCGCCGCGCACAGATGGGCTTCGACGACGCGCTGCCGGGCGCGCCGCCGCGCCGCGTTCCGCGCGACGACGTGGCCCGCTGGTTCGCCGAGCGCTACCGGATCTCGAAGTCCTACTTCGTGAGCCACCTCGACCGGCAGGAGTCGATGGACGACTCCGGCCGGATCGACCGGCGGCGCCGCGGCGCCGCCCCCGGCGCGTGGCATCCGAACGACCTTCTCTTCGTCCCTCTCACGGCGGGCGACCAGCTCGTCGGCGTCCTGCAGGTCGACCAGCCGCGCAGCGGCCTCGTCCCGCGCCTCGAGGACGTCCAGGCCCTCGAGATCTTCGCGAACCAGGCCGTCACCGCGCTCCAGTCGGCCCGCGCCTACGAGACGACGCGCCAGATGTCCGTGCGCGACTCGCTGACGGAGGCCTTCAACCACCGGTACTTCCAGGAAACGCTCTCCCGCGAGCTCGCGCGGCACGAGCGCAGCGGCCAGCCGCTCGCGCTCGTCATGCTCGACATCGACGACTTCAAGAAGATCAACGACCGCTGGGGGCACCCGGTCGGCGACATCGTCCTGCGTGGCCTCGTCGAGGAGATGACGAAGGGCGTTCGCGAGATGGACACCGTCGCGCGCTACGGCGGCGAGGAATTCGCGCTCGTCTTCCCCGAGACGACGCCGGCGAAGGCCTGGGTCGTCGCGGACCGGCTCCGCAAGCGCGTCGCGTCCCGGCTCTTCGTGGCGCCGCACGTCGAGCAGGCCCTTGCCGTCACGATCTCCCTCGGCCTCTCGACGTATCCCGAGGACGGCTCCACGAAACGCCTCCTGATCGAGCGCGCCGACCAGGCCCTCTACCAGGCCAAGAGGAGCGGCAAGAACTGTCTCGTCACGGCGGCGTCACTCGCGGACTTGAAGACGCTTTAG
- a CDS encoding DNA-3-methyladenine glycosylase, which produces MTRTERVSGIMAPSIAMAGSKPLAKTFYRKDTADVARALLGCRLTRRLPDGTERSVILVETEAYLGVRDRAAHTWGGRKTPRVAPMWGEGGHAYVYFVYGMHFCLNVVTGKEGVPEAVLLRAGIPEEEEKTSLKVNRAGGGVASGPAKLCAYLGVTTALSGASLSGPELVLSRGPRWRFDVASGPRVGVDYAGAAARWPLRFAVAGCPAVTKSKELKRLQVRE; this is translated from the coding sequence GTGACGAGGACGGAGCGCGTCTCGGGCATCATGGCGCCGAGCATAGCAATGGCAGGTTCGAAGCCGCTCGCGAAGACCTTCTACCGCAAGGACACCGCCGACGTCGCGCGCGCGCTTCTCGGGTGCCGGCTCACGCGGCGGCTGCCGGACGGAACCGAGCGGTCGGTCATCCTCGTCGAGACGGAGGCCTACCTCGGCGTGAGGGACCGGGCGGCCCACACGTGGGGCGGGCGAAAGACGCCGCGCGTCGCGCCGATGTGGGGCGAAGGCGGCCATGCGTACGTCTACTTCGTCTACGGCATGCACTTCTGCCTGAACGTCGTGACGGGGAAAGAAGGGGTACCCGAGGCGGTCTTGCTGAGAGCAGGGATACCGGAAGAGGAAGAGAAGACTTCTTTGAAGGTGAATAGGGCAGGGGGAGGGGTCGCGTCTGGTCCCGCGAAGTTGTGCGCGTATCTCGGCGTGACGACGGCGCTGTCCGGCGCGTCTCTCTCGGGCCCCGAGCTCGTCCTGTCGCGCGGGCCGCGGTGGCGCTTCGACGTCGCCTCGGGCCCGCGTGTCGGCGTGGACTACGCGGGTGCGGCGGCGCGGTGGCCGCTGCGCTTTGCGGTCGCGGGGTGTCCGGCTGTCACGAAGTCGAAGGAGCTAAAGCGTCTTCAAGTCCGCGAGTGA
- a CDS encoding NAD-dependent epimerase/dehydratase family protein, whose protein sequence is MPETRSVLVTGGAGFIGSHLADAFLEAGSRVTILDDLSTGVLERVPAKARFVEGDLRTFDFEALLRAEKVDTILHHAAQIDVRKSVEDPVFDAEVNVIGTIRLARAALASGVTQIVFASSGGAIYGDPEGFAADEKHATNPVSPYGVAKLAGEKYLFGLAHGSPLVVTALRYANVYGPRQDGRGEAGVVGIWMARLLEGKPCVIYGDGMNSRDFVAVSDVVAANRAAAARRQGGVYNVGTGVETTVNQLWDEVARACGSPAKAAHEAAKPGEQRRSVLDVAKGRAALGLGSPVSLSEGLRRTAAWFRERPKS, encoded by the coding sequence ATGCCCGAGACGCGCTCCGTCCTCGTCACCGGCGGCGCCGGATTCATCGGCTCGCACCTGGCCGACGCCTTCCTCGAGGCGGGCTCCCGCGTCACGATCCTCGACGACCTCTCGACCGGCGTCCTCGAGCGCGTGCCCGCGAAGGCCCGCTTCGTGGAAGGGGACCTCCGGACGTTCGACTTCGAGGCGCTCCTCCGAGCCGAGAAGGTCGACACGATCCTCCACCACGCCGCGCAGATCGACGTCCGCAAGTCCGTCGAGGACCCCGTCTTCGACGCGGAGGTGAACGTCATCGGGACGATCCGCCTCGCCCGGGCCGCGCTCGCCTCCGGCGTGACGCAGATCGTCTTCGCCTCGAGCGGCGGCGCCATCTACGGCGACCCCGAGGGCTTCGCCGCCGACGAAAAGCACGCGACGAACCCCGTTTCGCCTTACGGCGTCGCGAAGCTCGCCGGCGAGAAGTACCTCTTCGGCCTCGCCCACGGCTCGCCCCTCGTCGTCACGGCTCTCCGCTACGCGAACGTCTACGGCCCGCGCCAGGACGGGCGCGGCGAGGCGGGCGTCGTCGGGATCTGGATGGCGCGCCTCCTCGAGGGCAAGCCGTGCGTCATCTACGGCGACGGGATGAACTCGCGGGACTTCGTCGCCGTCAGCGACGTCGTCGCCGCGAACCGCGCGGCCGCGGCGCGTCGCCAGGGCGGCGTCTACAACGTCGGGACCGGCGTCGAGACGACCGTGAACCAGCTCTGGGACGAGGTCGCGCGCGCCTGCGGGTCGCCCGCGAAGGCCGCGCACGAGGCCGCCAAGCCGGGCGAGCAGCGGCGCAGCGTCCTCGACGTCGCGAAGGGGCGTGCCGCGCTCGGCCTCGGCTCGCCCGTCAGCCTTTCGGAGGGGCTCCGCCGGACGGCGGCGTGGTTCCGGGAGCGCCCGAAGTCCTGA